A region of the Thiomicrorhabdus sp. genome:
CGAAAAAACTTGGTGCAAAGAATTAAAGTGTAAACCTAACAATTTACTTTCAAAGCGTATTTTTAAACGTTTTACCAGGCCTGCTAATTTATTTTTGATTGCTAAGCATCTCAAAAATAGCTAGCGGGTTTTTTATTGCCTGGATTTTATCTCCAAACCTCGGTTAAAAATTCTAATAAAAGCTCTCAAAACTTTCCAAAAAATATCCAAAAACCACTCTTAAAACCTCATTAAGAACTCACAACACACTTTAATAAAGTGAGCTTGTGATAATTCTCTGTATAAAAATTATGCATTAATATGTATTTATGTATAATTAATGTATAAGTTTAATTTTACCAGAGGTCTTTTTATGAAAGTGTTGATTTTAGGCGGTACAGGTTTTGTGGGAACGCACCTTAAAACCCACTTATCCCAAAAAGGCCATCACGTTACGGCTTTAGGTAGAAAGGCTTTTGAAACAGGCTTTGATTTAACGAATAAGGTAAATGGCCAAGATGTTGTGATTATGTTGGCGGGTGAAAATATTGGCAAACGCTGGTCAGAGTCATACAAAAAAGTTTTGTTAGACAGTCGCATAGTCACCAGTCAAAAGTTGAAATTGGCCATTGAACAGAGCGAACACAAGCCGAAACGTATTCTTGCGGCGTCAGCCATTGGTATTTATCCAGAAAATGATTGCCAACATTTAATCGATGAAAATACCAATATCTACGGTGATAATTTTTTGGCAGAACTGGGTAAAGCATGGGAAGAACAAAATAACCAACTGAACCCTAAACCGGTGACTATGCGTTTTGGTGTGGTATTGGGCAAAGAGGGTGGTGCTTTAGCCAAGATGTTATTGCCGTTTAAGCTTGGTTTAGGCGGTCCAGTAGCAGGAGGAAAACAATGTTTTTCTTGGATTCACCACCAAGATCTAGTAAGAGCCATTGAATATTTAATGCTCAATGAAGAGCTAGAAGGGGCATTTAATTTAACCGCTCCAAAACCATTATCAAATTATGATTTTGGACAGGCTCTGGCTACGGTTTTATCAAGACCCTATCTTATTCCACTACCACTTTGGCAGCTTAAATTAATGTTTGGAGAGGGGGCTAGGGTGTTAACGCATTCATCGGCCATTATGCCCAAACGGTTAATTGATCAAGGATTTGAATTTAAATTTACAGACGCTAAACAAGCATTAACCGATATCTTGAAGTAAGTCTATTAATGGCTATTTTAATAGTTAATTTTATAGTTAATTTAACGGTAAGTAATTAACTTAAAGAGTTAGGGAGAAGGTGTTATGAAGTTTTATGAACAATCATTAACTGGGCAGTTTCATCCTGTACAGCTTTTAGGAAAAACAGCCTACAGACGTTTTCAGGATTGGATTTTAGAAGAACAAGATTTTGCTCCATCCCCCATAGAAGGTGGAGTGACTCAAGCAAAAGAAAAACTGAAAAACTTAGATGTTAATAATTATTCTAAAACGCGTAATTATCTAGATGGTTCAATCACCATGCTTTCCGCTTACATTGAGCATGGTTTGATAGATCCTTCTGAGATTTTGAAATACATCGACTCACAACGAGGGCGTATGCAAGCTTATGATTTTTTACAACAGTTGAGTTGGCGTGATTTTTATCAAAAAAAGTATTTTGAAAACCCCGAAGCGATTTGGGAAAACCTAGAAGATTATAAAACGGGTTTTAAACATGATGATTACGGTGATTTTTTGCCGAGTGATGTATTAAGTGCCACTACCAATGTGGCAGTGATTAACGAGTTTATTAGAGAGTTACGAGAAAACGGTTATTTGCACAATCATGCACGCTTATTTTTAGCCTCTTATATTGTGCATTGGCGTAAAGTTAAATGGCAGGTTGGAGCTCGTTGGATGCTAAGCCACCTAATAGATGGCAACTTGGCTTCTAACAACTTTTCATGGCAGTGGGTAGCCAGTACAGGCAGTAAAAAAGCCTATATTTTTAACTTAGAAACCGTCAGAAAATATGCCAAAGAAGGTATGAATCTATCAGTTGAACATAATTTTGCTATATACGGTTCTTATGAAGTGTTAACCCAAAGGTTGTTTCCTAAAAAAGCCGCATAGAGGATTTAGAGAAACGAAAACAAAGAGAAACTTGCCATGAGTTCTAAATTAAAAGCTAAAAAATGGATATGGTTGCATTACAACCACCTTAACCCTGAACATAAGATTTTTGAGCATGTGAAAGATTACGATGCCGTGTTATTTATTTGGGATGAAGACTACTTTAATAGCCAGTTTTTTTCTAAACAAAGAATGTATTTTATTTGGCAGTGTTTAACTGATTTTAAATCTAAAAATATGACGGTGATAAAAGGTGAAACGGATGCCGTTTTAAAGCAAATATACCGTGAACAACCTAATACCCAAATATTTACGCCGGAAAATCCAGCATTTAATTACAAACGTTGGAAGTTTGTCGAGCCGCTAAAACAAAATCAATTTATTGTCTTTGATCAAAATGTGCCATTTGGTTTCTTTAAGTTTTGGAAAGAAGCTAAAAAACAACTTTTTGGAGACCTAAAGTAATATCGGTCGCTAGCTTTTTAGATTATGCAGGCTTAATTTAGTGTGTTGGCTTGGCGGTTTTTAACTATTTAGCTTATAGCGAGGTCAAACCTCTGTTTATGAGTTACAGCTTGTACTTTAAAAACCTTACAGCGCTGGTTTGCATGGAAATCTTTCCGTAAAAAATGCTGTAACTGACAATTGGCAACGGTTATGTATTCCTCTTGCAGAATTTGAAAGTTACCGTACTTTTTCAAAATTTGACCCTGTTAAAGTCACACGTTTTGCGCTGGTAGTAATTGGGGATGCCTTTGAAACCCAAAAATGTGTTGGGCGTTTTGGGGTTTACCGCAATGAATAATCTATAAAAGACTTCTCTATGCAACTTAAAATGTAAAGGAAAGACTATGGCACTGAATGCAAAGAGTTTTCAGCTTTTAGAGTCAAATTACCCTGCGGCACAGCGTATGCGTTTTATGTTAGCGAGCTTGTACGGTGCTAATGTTGAAGTTGATATGCGGGCTTTTTTACTTCAAGCCAATGAAGAAGAGATGGCCTGTTGGGTTAATATTCAGAAAGCGTTTTATAGTACTAAGGGTAATAACTTGCGTTTAAAAAAGTTGGCAGACAAAGCAAGTCTAGAATTTTTTAAAACCAGAGCGTTTGAAGAAGGTCGTAGCTATGCCTATGAGCTACCACCAGAGCAGGTAAGTGCAGAAGGTATAAAATTACGTGCAACTAAAAACCCTTACCGTGATAATGAAGCTTTTTCTGAAGAGGTGAAAAACGCCTGGTCAGATGGATTTCAGACTTCATTTGAAGTAATTTCAGGTGAATCTTGGTAAATTATTCTTTAATACTAAACCCCTAAAGCATTTTACCAGGCCTGGTAAAAATCAAAATAAGTGGAGTAAAAATCTATGAGTCAGCAAGAGTCGATTGACTTTAACAAGAGCATTGTTATTGAAACCCATAATAAAGAGTGGGTAGGAAGTCCATCTGATGGTGTTATGCGTAAGCCGCTTGAAAAAGAGTTTGCCGAGAGTGGTCGTACAACTAGTTTAGTGAAGTTTTTACCAGGTGCTTCTTTTGCTCCGCATAGACACCCAATGGGTGAAGAAATTTTAGTCCTTGAAGGCGTGTTTTCTGATGAAACAGGGGATTATCCTGCTGGCAGTTATATAAGAAACCCACCTGGTTCTATGCATAAGCCTTTCTCAAAAGAGGGCTGTGTATTATTTGTTAAGTTAGATTATTTTCAGCCTGGCGATTTAGAAACCGTAAAAATGCAAACCAACTTTGATCCACAAATGCCAGGAATCGGCAATTTGAAAGTCATGAGTTTACACACATATGGCACTGAAGGTTCCGCTTTAGTGTATTGGCCAAAGGGAGAGGTTTTTCAGCCTCATACTCATTTTGGGGGAGAAGAAATATATGTGATTAGCGGTGAGTTTATTGACGAACATGGTCGCTATCCAGCTGGAACTTGGATGCGAACTCCGCATATGAGTAAACACTTTCCATATGTTGAAGAAGAGACATTAATTTATGTAAAGACAGGGCATCTTTAAGAGGTGACTAAGTTAGTATCTTGATAAGCTCGTTAGAAGCGTGGCTAGTAAACTGTAGTAAGCGTTTCTATCAAGTCTTTTCTAGAGAACAAGGACAATGAAACCGTACCCAACTACCAACCTAAAGGAACTTTATACTGCACTGCACAATGGTGTTTAAGAACGTTTTCCACGCATCAATTTAATGACTTGATTTCACTCCAATCATAATTGATTTCAATCGCTTCAAATGGGGTTCTGTCTTCTTAAGCCATCTTAATGACTCGGCTAACATCTTCATCAGATAAGTTTAAAAATACGTAATTTTTTTACTCATCATTTTTACTATTCGCTTTGCTATCTTTTAAAAACTCATTAAGAAAAAGCTAACGCATTGCATAGGCATTGAATAAGCCCTTTTTAAGGGGCTAATCGTCTAATTAACCAGGCCTGTTGATCTTTATCTAATTCATAGACAATTCTGTCGTGTAGACGGTTTTCACCACCTTGCCAAAACTCGACTTTATTTGGCTCAACTCTATAGCCACCCCAAAAATCAGGGAATGGAACCTCACCATCTTTAAACTTAGCCATCAGTTTCTCATACTGAGCTTTTAATAAAGATTTTGAGGAAATAATTTCACTTTGATGGCTTACCCAAGCACCAATTTGGCTACCTTTAGGGCGGCGGCTATAGTATTTTATTGACTCCGCAGTGGAGATTTTTTTAGCGACACCTTCAATTCGAATTTGGCGTTCTAGATCGAGCCATAAAAAATGCAAACTAACATTGGGGTTGTTATCAATATGTTGCGATTTTTCACTGGTATAGTTGGTGAAAAATACAAAACCAGTTTCATCAAAGTATTTAAGTAATACTGTGCGGCTAGTAGGTGTTAATTCAGGGCTAACTGTCGATATGGTCATGGCATTTGGTTCAGTTAAATCGGCTTTTTTCGCCTCCTCAAACCAAATATCAAACTGTTCAAAAGGACTTTTTTCAACCTCGTCTTCATTTAAACCACCTTTTTGGTAACTTAAACGCATATCAGCCAAGTCTTTAAACGTTTTACTCATAAAAATCTTCCTCACTCATGGCTTCCCATTGGGATGGTTCATTAATCCCTTGGGCAGTCAGCTTTTTAAAATGAATGGGTCTGCAACAGACTGGACAGTCTTCAATCATTTCATCCGACTCATCCGATTCATCAAACACCCATTCAAACAGTTCCCAGCAATAGGGACATTGCATTTGTCTGCTTTCAAGGTCCTTATTTTCAAACTCAATGTCTTCTTGGTCTGAATGAACAAACTCCTCATTTTCATTTAGTCGAGAGCGTGTTTTTAACAGTTGTAAATGATCAGTACTCATTATTTCCACCCTTGCAACCAGGCCTGGCTATTTTTTAAGTCTTGAGGCACAACGGTTGTTTGATTTTTAGTCATTACTGCTTCTATGTTACAGCTTATAACGTTTTGTTGCTCCTCATCAAATTGTATTGCCACAATAATAAAATGTTTTTATTTAATTGTGCACAATATTGTGTACAATATGGAAAAGCTTACATAAAAGGAATTTGTTTTGTCTCTGAACATGCGAGAAACAGGTATTGTGTTGGAGTTAAATCTACATAAATCTTCAAAGAAAGGTTTGTTATCAGATTTAAACGTGGCTGTAAAAGATTTGTTTGATATTCAGGGGGCTGCAACAGGTGCAGGAAACCCTGATTGGTTAAATACTCATGAAATTCCTAATCAAACAGCATCAGCCGTTGAGAAACTTTTAGCTTCGGGGGCGACAGTAATAGGTAAGTCGCTTACTGATGAATTGGCTTACAGCTTAAATGGCACAAATATACATTACGGTACGCCGTTAAATCATAGCTCTCCTTTGCGTATTCCAGGTGGTTCAAGCAGTGGATCAGCCGTTGCTGTATCTTCTGGTGTTGCAGATATAGGTCTTGGTACAGATACTGGCGGCTCTATTAGAGTGCCTGCTAGTTACAATGGTCTGTTTGGTCTACGTCCAACTCATGGTCTGATTGAAATGGATAATATGGTTCCATTGGCACCTTCCTTTGATACCGTTGGTTGGTTAACAAAAGATATTGAAACTTTGGCAAAAGTCGCACAGGTGTTATTACCAAATACAATCTTGGGTGAGAGGCCTCAGCCAAAAAAAATGATGGTTTTAAAGCCTGAAATAGCCGGTAAAACTATATGGCATAGCGATATTGATCATTGGATTGATATGCACGCAACAAAATTTGACTCTATTGAGAATGTCATTCTAGATGGGGCTTTCTATAGTAAAGCCAGTGAAGCTTTTAGGGTTTTGCAAGGGAAAGAGATTTGGCAAACCCATGGTGAATGGATTGAAAAAGAGCAGCCCGTTTTTTCGCCAGATATTCAAGCTCGATTTGAATGGTGTAAGACAATTAGCCTTTCAGATATAGATAAAGCGTTAGAAGTTCGTCAGGAAGTTATTCAAAAATTGGATTCTATTCTTACCGATGAAAATACCGTGATGCTTTTGCCAACTACACCTGGTGCAGCACCTCTATTGGACTCTAGTAGACAATTTATGGATGAATATCGTATTCAGTTAATGGGGCTTACTGCTTTAGCAGGTTTATCGTCAAGGCCACAGTTACATTTACCTATTTTAAAAGATCAAAACGCTCCTTGGGGTGTGTCTCTACTAGGTGCAAAAAACTCAGATTTGGACTTAATCGATTTAGCTAAAATTCTAATAAATTAACAGCACATAAATTAACAGCACATAAATTAGAAGAATACGTGTATGGACATCTCTATTTAAGAGTGAGTTTCTTCTGAACCGTTCACTAGTAATGGTGGGAAATGAATACATGTTTCAAATTGGCTTTAGTACTTGGGTTTACATCGAAACTGATAGCCTAATGGGGCTTATTACACATGCAATTAATTAACAAATAATGACAAGAAAGATGGTTTAGTTTATGGATTTTTATTCTTTTATTTCACAACAAAATTATGAATTGGATGTTATGCAAATAACAGTCGAAAGCCTACTTAGTTTGGAGGTTGATAATGGAAAGTAATCTTTTGATGGAATATCTTCCACTGTTACTCTCGCTTATGGCTACTGGTGTTGTGGGCGGTTTATTAGCAGGTTTGCTAGGCGTTGGCGGAGGCATTGTGATTGTCCCTGTTCTCTATTTTGTTTTTCAGGGGCTTGGAATGGGGAATATTGAAGCAATGAGTTTGGCGACTGGTACATCGCTTGCAACCATTATTCCTACTTCAATCAGTTCAATCCGAGCACATAACTCAAAAGGTAATGTGGATTGGTCATTGATACAAAAGTGGTGGTTTTGGCTATTGTTTGGCGTTGTGTTAGGTGGTTATTTAATTTCTATTTATAAGAGTAGTGTTTTTATTGTGTTGTTTGCCCTTATTGCGGGATTTGTTTCTTTGCGAATGCTGTTTAGTAAAAATGCTTCAGTAACTAATTTACCAGGCCTGGTTATGCAAAGAACTGTTGCCAGTGTGATAGGTTTTTTATCCGTTATGATTGGAATTGGTGGCGGAACTTTAGGAGTACCCGTTTTATCAAAATTCAACTTTGTAACTCATAGAGCAGTTGGAACAGCCGCTGTGTTTGGGTTAATTATTGCCTTACCTGGAGCTGGATTGATGCTTGTTCTTGGTTCAGTACCTGAAAACAGCCCAATTGGTACCTATGGGGCAGTCAACCTACCAAGTCTACTGGCAATTATTCCTTTGACTATTCTTTTTGCCCCTATAGGGGTGAAATTAGGCCAAAAATTAAATGCAGTAACCCTTAAAAAAGTGTTTGCTGTTGTGTTACTCATTACCAGTGTTCGTATGTTTACCCAAGCTTTAGGAGTATAAAAATGGCAACTATTTTTGATCAAATTAATCCACCGTCACGTCTTTTGATGGGGCCAGGTCCTATTACGGTTGATCCACGTGTTTTAAGAGCGATGTCTGCACAATTAGTGGGGCAGTATGATCCTGCGATGACGGATTATATGAATGAAACACAGGTACTTTATAGACAAATTTTTAAAACTCAAAATGAAGCGACTCTATTAATTGACGGTACATCAAGAGCAGGAATTGAAGCCGTTTTAGTATCGGTAATTACTCCCGGCGATAAAGTTTTGGTGCCTATTTTTGGACGATTTGGTCATTTGTTAAAAGAGATTGCTATACGGTGTGGTGCTGATGTTCATATCATTGAGGCACCTTGGGGAACCGTTTTTGAACCTGAGCAAATAGAAGAAGCCATAAAAAAAGTGCAACCAAAATTATTAGCTTTAGTGCAGGGAGATACTTCTACCACTATGCTTCAACCGCTTGAGCATATTGGTGAGATATGTCAGCGTCATGATGTTTTATTTTATTCAGATGCGACGGCTTCTATTTGTGGTAATGACTTTCAAACCGATGCTTGGGGGCTTGATGCGGTATCTGTTGGACTGCAGAAATGTTTGGGTGGTCCATCAGGAAGTTCACCAATTTCATTAAGTGAACGTTATGTTGCAGAGGTTAATAAACGTCGTCATGTAGAAGCGGGTATTCGTGATAAACATCATAAAGATAGTGGCGGAGAAATTATTCATTCTAACTATTTTGATATACCCATGATTTTAGATTACTGGGGAGCAGAACGCCTAAACCATCATACAGAAGCTTCAACCATGTTATACGGATCTAGAGAATGTGCTCGGATTGTTCTTCAAGAAGGGCAAGAAGAGTGTATCGCTCGCCATAAATTACATGGCGATGCTATTCGCTCTGGATTAGAAGGAATGAACCTGGAAATTTATGGTGATCAGAGCCATAAAATGAATAATATCGTGGGGGTTGTTATTCCAGAAGCGGTGGATGGTGAAGCCGTACGTACCTCAATGCTACTTGATTTTGGTATCGAAATTGGCACCTCTTTTGGACCTCTAAAAGGTAAGGTATGGCGTATTGGTACCATGGGATACAACGCCAGAAAAGATTGTGTGCTTGTAACACTGTCGGCATTAGAAAATGTCTTAAGAAGAATGGGGCATAAGTTACCAGCTGGAGAAGCGATAGATAGAGCTATGTTGCATTATGAAACTGAGTTAACGGATTAATACAGATGTCAAATGTCATTAAACGTTGCCAAACA
Encoded here:
- a CDS encoding TIGR01777 family oxidoreductase, whose amino-acid sequence is MKVLILGGTGFVGTHLKTHLSQKGHHVTALGRKAFETGFDLTNKVNGQDVVIMLAGENIGKRWSESYKKVLLDSRIVTSQKLKLAIEQSEHKPKRILAASAIGIYPENDCQHLIDENTNIYGDNFLAELGKAWEEQNNQLNPKPVTMRFGVVLGKEGGALAKMLLPFKLGLGGPVAGGKQCFSWIHHQDLVRAIEYLMLNEELEGAFNLTAPKPLSNYDFGQALATVLSRPYLIPLPLWQLKLMFGEGARVLTHSSAIMPKRLIDQGFEFKFTDAKQALTDILK
- a CDS encoding alanine--glyoxylate aminotransferase family protein; protein product: MATIFDQINPPSRLLMGPGPITVDPRVLRAMSAQLVGQYDPAMTDYMNETQVLYRQIFKTQNEATLLIDGTSRAGIEAVLVSVITPGDKVLVPIFGRFGHLLKEIAIRCGADVHIIEAPWGTVFEPEQIEEAIKKVQPKLLALVQGDTSTTMLQPLEHIGEICQRHDVLFYSDATASICGNDFQTDAWGLDAVSVGLQKCLGGPSGSSPISLSERYVAEVNKRRHVEAGIRDKHHKDSGGEIIHSNYFDIPMILDYWGAERLNHHTEASTMLYGSRECARIVLQEGQEECIARHKLHGDAIRSGLEGMNLEIYGDQSHKMNNIVGVVIPEAVDGEAVRTSMLLDFGIEIGTSFGPLKGKVWRIGTMGYNARKDCVLVTLSALENVLRRMGHKLPAGEAIDRAMLHYETELTD
- a CDS encoding amidase, whose translation is MSLNMRETGIVLELNLHKSSKKGLLSDLNVAVKDLFDIQGAATGAGNPDWLNTHEIPNQTASAVEKLLASGATVIGKSLTDELAYSLNGTNIHYGTPLNHSSPLRIPGGSSSGSAVAVSSGVADIGLGTDTGGSIRVPASYNGLFGLRPTHGLIEMDNMVPLAPSFDTVGWLTKDIETLAKVAQVLLPNTILGERPQPKKMMVLKPEIAGKTIWHSDIDHWIDMHATKFDSIENVILDGAFYSKASEAFRVLQGKEIWQTHGEWIEKEQPVFSPDIQARFEWCKTISLSDIDKALEVRQEVIQKLDSILTDENTVMLLPTTPGAAPLLDSSRQFMDEYRIQLMGLTALAGLSSRPQLHLPILKDQNAPWGVSLLGAKNSDLDLIDLAKILIN
- a CDS encoding TIGR02450 family Trp-rich protein, which translates into the protein MIVAIQFDEEQQNVISCNIEAVMTKNQTTVVPQDLKNSQAWLQGWK
- the pdxH gene encoding pyridoxamine 5'-phosphate oxidase, coding for MSKTFKDLADMRLSYQKGGLNEDEVEKSPFEQFDIWFEEAKKADLTEPNAMTISTVSPELTPTSRTVLLKYFDETGFVFFTNYTSEKSQHIDNNPNVSLHFLWLDLERQIRIEGVAKKISTAESIKYYSRRPKGSQIGAWVSHQSEIISSKSLLKAQYEKLMAKFKDGEVPFPDFWGGYRVEPNKVEFWQGGENRLHDRIVYELDKDQQAWLIRRLAP
- a CDS encoding sulfite exporter TauE/SafE family protein; amino-acid sequence: MESNLLMEYLPLLLSLMATGVVGGLLAGLLGVGGGIVIVPVLYFVFQGLGMGNIEAMSLATGTSLATIIPTSISSIRAHNSKGNVDWSLIQKWWFWLLFGVVLGGYLISIYKSSVFIVLFALIAGFVSLRMLFSKNASVTNLPGLVMQRTVASVIGFLSVMIGIGGGTLGVPVLSKFNFVTHRAVGTAAVFGLIIALPGAGLMLVLGSVPENSPIGTYGAVNLPSLLAIIPLTILFAPIGVKLGQKLNAVTLKKVFAVVLLITSVRMFTQALGV
- a CDS encoding CPXCG motif-containing cysteine-rich protein yields the protein MSTDHLQLLKTRSRLNENEEFVHSDQEDIEFENKDLESRQMQCPYCWELFEWVFDESDESDEMIEDCPVCCRPIHFKKLTAQGINEPSQWEAMSEEDFYE
- a CDS encoding cupin domain-containing protein codes for the protein MSQQESIDFNKSIVIETHNKEWVGSPSDGVMRKPLEKEFAESGRTTSLVKFLPGASFAPHRHPMGEEILVLEGVFSDETGDYPAGSYIRNPPGSMHKPFSKEGCVLFVKLDYFQPGDLETVKMQTNFDPQMPGIGNLKVMSLHTYGTEGSALVYWPKGEVFQPHTHFGGEEIYVISGEFIDEHGRYPAGTWMRTPHMSKHFPYVEEETLIYVKTGHL
- a CDS encoding FAD-binding domain-containing protein, whose amino-acid sequence is MKFYEQSLTGQFHPVQLLGKTAYRRFQDWILEEQDFAPSPIEGGVTQAKEKLKNLDVNNYSKTRNYLDGSITMLSAYIEHGLIDPSEILKYIDSQRGRMQAYDFLQQLSWRDFYQKKYFENPEAIWENLEDYKTGFKHDDYGDFLPSDVLSATTNVAVINEFIRELRENGYLHNHARLFLASYIVHWRKVKWQVGARWMLSHLIDGNLASNNFSWQWVASTGSKKAYIFNLETVRKYAKEGMNLSVEHNFAIYGSYEVLTQRLFPKKAA